Proteins co-encoded in one Hemitrygon akajei unplaced genomic scaffold, sHemAka1.3 Scf000132, whole genome shotgun sequence genomic window:
- the LOC140723750 gene encoding oxidized low-density lipoprotein receptor 1-like, whose protein sequence is MGSDQPARRDRSDSSIWLICVLTAALIITGICWRIHVSQIRQSKITTDRNYHELNSSLQSKLSALNSNQSDLKRMHSDLRHQLTEVETKYRSVNETKAQICELLTSRREQAFSQNWIRNEGPCYYISTVYTSYDEAKQYCSKSDSKLLEINSAEEENFVTKTVRDQGNSYWIGKCKDWEVASNVMFRMYGGFPECGVCRSYTERKPCDQFVEIFLRARQAELNSILQVRPDRRHLQLQRHLRLPYSVS, encoded by the exons ATGGGAAGCGATCAACCCGCAAGGAGAGACCGATCAGACTCAAGCATCTGGTTAATCTGCGTTTTAACAGCGGCCCTCATTATCAcgggtatctgctggaggattcatg tatcacagattcgtcagtctaagaTCACCACCGACCGAAActaccatgagttaaactcaTCCCTTCAGTCCAAGCTttctgcgctcaactctaatcAGTCCGATCTTAAAagaatgcacagcgatctccgtcaccagctCACTGAGGTGGagacgaagtacagatctgtcaacgaaaccaaggctcaaatctgtgaattgttgaccagcagaagag AGCAAGCGTTTTCCCAGAactggatcagaaatgaaggCCCGTGTTATTATATATCCACGGTTTACACTTCCTATGATGAAGCGAAGCAGTATTGTTCGAAATCTGATTCtaaacttcttgaaataaattcagcagAAGAAGAG aattttGTTACTAAAACTGTCCGCGACCAAGGCAattcatactggattggaaaatgcaaagaCTG GGAAGTGGCTTCGAATGTCATGTTCCGGATGTACGGTGGATTCCCCGAGTGTGGTGTATGTAGATCGTACACTGAGCGTAAACCTTGCGATCAG TTCGTTGAGATTTTTCTCAGagcaaggcaagcagaactgaactccatactccaggtgcggcctgacCGACGTCATCTGCAACTGCAACGTCACCTCCGACtcccgtactcagtgtcctga